A window from Nocardioides mesophilus encodes these proteins:
- a CDS encoding 5-formyltetrahydrofolate cyclo-ligase codes for MTAEAQKTALRDQLVTDRSRRSVLEQAQAAREIAGHLLAAPEVRRAATVAAYVGVGREPLTGPLLDGLVAAGKRVVLPVLLPDGDLDWAAYDGPDSLLPAPRGLLEPAGRRLGPDSVATPDAVLVPALAVDRSGMRLGRGGGSYDRALARVPVGTFVCALLHDGELLDDVPHDPHDRRVTAVVLPAAGVIRLGRG; via the coding sequence GTGACGGCCGAGGCGCAGAAGACCGCTCTGCGGGACCAGCTGGTCACCGACCGCTCGCGGCGTTCGGTGCTGGAGCAGGCGCAGGCGGCCCGGGAGATCGCCGGGCACCTGCTGGCCGCGCCCGAGGTGCGCCGCGCGGCGACCGTGGCGGCGTACGTCGGCGTGGGTCGCGAGCCGCTCACCGGGCCGCTGCTCGACGGGCTGGTCGCGGCCGGGAAACGGGTGGTGCTGCCGGTGCTGCTGCCCGACGGCGACCTGGACTGGGCGGCGTACGACGGGCCCGACTCGCTGCTGCCGGCGCCCCGCGGGCTGCTGGAGCCGGCCGGCAGACGGCTCGGCCCCGACTCGGTCGCCACCCCCGACGCGGTGCTGGTGCCGGCACTCGCGGTGGACCGGAGCGGGATGCGGCTCGGCCGGGGCGGCGGCTCCTACGACCGCGCGCTGGCCCGCGTCCCCGTGGGCACGTTCGTGTGCGCGCTCCTCCACGACGGGGAGCTGCTCGACGACGTGCCCCACGACCCGCACGACCGGCGGGTCACCGCGGTGGTCCTGCCGGCGGCCGGCGTCATCCGGCTGGGACGAGGGTGA
- a CDS encoding UTP--glucose-1-phosphate uridylyltransferase yields the protein MSDEGLKLAREKMTAAGVDPVAIDVFAYYYRLVERGETGMVPESTIEPLDMPALADVTVGDEAASEALGRTAVVKLNGGLGTSMGMARAKSLLEVRDGLTFLDIIVRQVLALRRRHGAALPLIFMNSFRTSADTLEVLGRYRDLAVDGLPLEFLQNKEPKLRADDLTPVEWPADPTLEWCPPGHGDIYTAMQGTGLLDQLVDAGFTQVFVSNSDNLGAVPDARVAGWFAGSGAPFAIEAVRRTPSDRKGGHFATRKADGRIVLRETAQTLEEDQDALGDLSRHRFTSTNNLWFDLRAMKAELDARDGILGLALIKNTKTVDPADPSTPEVIQIETAMGAAIEVFDGATTIEVGRDRFVPVKTTNDLLVLRSDCYSLTDEYVLRVAEQLDGKVPFVDLDSSHYKLVDDFDQRFPDGTPSLCRATSLVVNGDWRFGAEVRVVGDGRLEDAGEPAVVESGTVLGEG from the coding sequence ATGAGCGACGAGGGACTGAAGCTGGCCCGGGAGAAGATGACGGCAGCGGGTGTCGACCCGGTCGCGATCGACGTGTTCGCCTACTACTACCGGCTCGTCGAGCGCGGCGAGACCGGCATGGTCCCGGAGTCGACGATCGAGCCGCTGGACATGCCCGCGCTGGCCGACGTCACCGTCGGCGACGAGGCCGCCAGCGAGGCGCTCGGGCGCACCGCGGTCGTGAAGCTGAACGGCGGGCTCGGCACCTCGATGGGGATGGCGCGGGCCAAGTCGCTGCTCGAGGTGCGCGACGGCCTCACCTTCCTCGACATCATCGTGCGTCAGGTGCTGGCGCTGCGCCGCCGGCACGGCGCCGCCCTGCCGCTGATCTTCATGAACAGCTTCCGCACCTCCGCGGACACCCTCGAGGTGCTGGGCCGCTACCGCGACCTCGCGGTCGACGGCCTGCCGCTGGAGTTCCTGCAGAACAAGGAGCCCAAGCTCCGCGCCGACGACCTGACCCCGGTGGAGTGGCCGGCCGACCCGACGCTCGAGTGGTGCCCGCCGGGGCACGGTGACATCTACACCGCAATGCAGGGGACCGGGCTGCTCGACCAGCTGGTCGACGCCGGCTTCACGCAGGTCTTCGTCTCCAACTCCGACAACCTCGGGGCGGTGCCCGACGCCCGGGTGGCCGGCTGGTTCGCCGGGTCCGGCGCGCCGTTCGCGATCGAGGCGGTCCGCCGTACTCCCTCCGACCGCAAGGGCGGCCACTTCGCCACCCGCAAGGCCGACGGCCGGATCGTGCTGCGGGAGACCGCGCAGACCCTCGAGGAGGACCAGGACGCGCTCGGCGACCTGAGCCGGCACCGGTTCACCTCCACCAACAACCTGTGGTTCGACCTGCGGGCGATGAAGGCCGAGCTGGACGCGCGCGACGGCATCCTCGGCCTGGCGCTGATCAAGAACACCAAGACGGTGGACCCCGCGGACCCGAGCACCCCCGAGGTGATCCAGATCGAGACCGCGATGGGAGCGGCGATCGAGGTCTTCGACGGCGCCACCACCATCGAGGTGGGCCGGGACCGGTTCGTGCCCGTGAAGACCACCAACGACCTGCTGGTGCTGCGCTCCGACTGCTACTCCCTCACCGACGAGTACGTGCTCCGGGTCGCCGAGCAGCTCGACGGGAAGGTTCCCTTCGTCGACCTGGACTCCTCGCACTACAAGCTGGTCGACGACTTCGACCAGCGGTTCCCCGACGGGACGCCCTCGCTGTGCCGCGCGACCAGCCTGGTCGTCAACGGCGACTGGCGCTTCGGAGCCGAGGTGCGGGTGGTCGGGGATGGCCGGCTCGAGGACGCGGGGGAGCCCGCCGTCGTCGAGTCCGGGACGGTGCTCGGAGAGGGTTAG
- the glp gene encoding gephyrin-like molybdotransferase Glp, which produces MPSSPMPTDRLSTVDEHVERILDALVPLPPYDQPLLESLGLPVCEDVSAPMDLPSFDNSAMDGYAVYFDDVASASTDHPVHLPVVGEMAAGQTRMLALSPGTTVRIMTGAPVPQGADSVVPVEWTDGGVANVRITRAPTRGQHVRYRGEDVRTGDVLLEDGTILGPRQLGLLASVGRAQVAARPRPRVVIMSTGSELREPGTGLGHDSIYDANSYMLAAAARSAGAIAYRVGIVSDDPQEFSDALSDQLVRADLVVTSGGVSKGQYDVVKEVLTELGTVSFGEVAMQPGKPQGFGFVGEDDTPILTLPGNPVSSYVSFEVFVVPAIRRMMGRLPYRRPLVRALLGQGLSSAPGRRQFVRARFGIDGKGAHVQPVGGHGSHLVGDLSDANALIEVPEDVTSLSPGDQVQVLVLDRDF; this is translated from the coding sequence ATGCCCTCCTCCCCGATGCCCACCGACCGGCTGAGCACGGTCGACGAGCACGTCGAACGGATCCTGGACGCGCTGGTCCCGCTGCCGCCCTACGACCAGCCGCTGCTGGAGTCGCTCGGGCTGCCGGTGTGCGAGGACGTGTCCGCGCCGATGGACCTGCCGTCCTTCGACAACTCCGCGATGGACGGCTACGCCGTCTACTTCGACGACGTGGCCTCGGCCTCGACCGACCACCCGGTGCACCTGCCGGTGGTGGGGGAGATGGCGGCCGGCCAGACCCGGATGCTGGCGCTCTCCCCGGGTACGACGGTGCGGATCATGACCGGGGCGCCGGTGCCGCAGGGCGCCGACTCGGTGGTACCGGTGGAGTGGACCGACGGCGGGGTCGCCAACGTCCGGATCACCCGGGCGCCGACCCGGGGCCAGCACGTGCGCTACCGCGGCGAGGACGTCCGCACCGGCGACGTCCTGCTGGAGGACGGCACGATCCTCGGCCCGCGCCAGCTGGGGCTGCTGGCCTCGGTGGGCCGTGCCCAGGTCGCCGCCCGGCCGCGACCGCGGGTGGTGATCATGTCGACCGGCTCCGAGCTGCGCGAGCCGGGCACCGGGCTCGGCCACGACTCGATCTACGACGCCAACTCCTACATGCTCGCCGCCGCGGCCCGCTCCGCCGGCGCGATCGCCTACCGGGTCGGCATCGTCTCCGACGACCCGCAGGAGTTCTCCGACGCGCTGAGCGACCAGCTGGTGCGCGCCGACCTGGTGGTGACCAGCGGCGGCGTCAGCAAGGGTCAGTACGACGTGGTCAAGGAGGTGCTCACCGAGCTCGGCACCGTCTCCTTCGGCGAGGTGGCCATGCAGCCGGGCAAGCCGCAGGGCTTCGGCTTCGTCGGCGAGGACGACACCCCGATCCTCACGCTGCCGGGGAACCCGGTCTCCTCCTACGTCTCCTTCGAGGTGTTCGTGGTGCCGGCGATCCGGCGGATGATGGGCCGGCTGCCCTACCGGCGACCACTGGTCCGGGCGCTGCTCGGCCAGGGGCTCTCCTCGGCCCCGGGGCGGCGGCAGTTCGTCCGGGCCCGGTTCGGCATCGACGGCAAGGGCGCCCACGTGCAGCCGGTCGGCGGCCACGGGTCGCACCTGGTCGGAGACCTGTCGGACGCAAACGCGCTGATCGAGGTGCCCGAGGACGTCACCAGCCTGTCCCCGGGCGACCAGGTGCAGGTGCTCGTGCTGGACCGGGACTTCTGA
- the moaC gene encoding cyclic pyranopterin monophosphate synthase MoaC, producing the protein MSDVPRLTHVDESGAARMVDVSAKEVTARVAVATGRVRVSAEVIGLLRGEGVPKGDALGVARVAGIMAAKRTPDLVPLCHPLAISGVTVDLVVADDAVEITATVRTTDRTGVEMEALTAVSVAALTVVDMVKAVDKAAVIDDVRVQSKSGGKSGDWKRP; encoded by the coding sequence ATGTCCGACGTGCCCAGGCTCACCCACGTCGACGAGTCGGGAGCCGCCCGGATGGTCGACGTCTCCGCCAAGGAGGTCACCGCCCGGGTGGCGGTCGCCACCGGCAGGGTCCGGGTCTCCGCCGAGGTGATCGGCCTGCTCCGGGGAGAGGGCGTGCCGAAGGGTGACGCTCTCGGGGTCGCCCGGGTGGCCGGGATCATGGCCGCCAAGCGCACCCCGGACCTGGTCCCGCTGTGCCACCCGCTGGCGATCTCGGGCGTCACGGTCGACCTCGTGGTGGCCGACGACGCGGTGGAGATCACCGCCACCGTGCGCACGACGGACCGCACCGGTGTGGAGATGGAGGCGCTGACGGCGGTCTCGGTGGCGGCACTCACGGTCGTCGACATGGTCAAGGCGGTCGACAAGGCCGCGGTGATCGACGACGTACGCGTGCAGTCGAAGTCCGGCGGCAAGAGCGGCGACTGGAAGCGGCCGTGA
- a CDS encoding MogA/MoaB family molybdenum cofactor biosynthesis protein, translating to MKATVVAASNRAAAGVYEDTTGPLIVAALEELGFEVTGPVVVPDGEPVAGAIRAAIEAGARAVVTTGGTGLTPTDLTPEVTRPLLDREVPGIAEAIRAYGVANGVPTAALSRGLAGVSGQALVVNLPGSRGGVKDGLAVLAPLLRHAVEQIVGSDH from the coding sequence GTGAAGGCGACCGTGGTGGCGGCCTCCAACCGAGCGGCGGCCGGCGTCTACGAGGACACCACCGGTCCGCTGATCGTGGCGGCGCTCGAGGAGCTCGGCTTCGAGGTCACCGGGCCGGTCGTGGTGCCCGACGGCGAGCCGGTGGCCGGGGCGATCCGCGCGGCGATCGAGGCCGGCGCCCGGGCGGTCGTCACCACCGGAGGCACCGGGCTCACGCCCACCGACCTCACGCCCGAGGTGACCAGGCCGCTGCTGGACCGCGAGGTGCCCGGCATCGCCGAGGCGATCCGCGCCTACGGCGTCGCGAACGGCGTGCCCACCGCGGCGCTCTCCCGGGGCCTGGCCGGAGTCAGCGGCCAGGCGCTCGTGGTGAACCTGCCCGGCTCCCGCGGCGGCGTGAAGGACGGCCTGGCCGTGCTGGCGCCCCTCCTCCGCCACGCGGTGGAGCAGATCGTGGGGAGCGACCACTGA
- a CDS encoding GNAT family N-acetyltransferase yields the protein MGLRPLSRHDARDWHEVRRRNAAWLAPWEATVPPGDRTAPRNFQELVRDLHRQAREHRTLPFALTVDDAFAGQLTVTNITGGSARWGQVGYWIDQRHAGRGVVPTAVALAVDHCFFELGLHRIEVAIRPENAASLRVVEKLGFIEIGYAPRYLHIDGDWRDHRLFALTVEDCQGGLLRRFRQQTGS from the coding sequence GTGGGGCTGCGGCCGCTCTCGCGTCACGACGCCCGGGACTGGCACGAGGTGCGCCGGCGCAATGCGGCGTGGCTGGCGCCCTGGGAGGCCACGGTGCCGCCGGGCGACCGCACCGCGCCGCGCAACTTCCAGGAGCTGGTCCGTGACCTGCACCGCCAGGCCCGCGAGCACCGCACCCTGCCGTTCGCGCTCACCGTCGACGACGCCTTCGCCGGCCAGCTGACGGTCACCAACATCACCGGCGGCTCGGCGCGCTGGGGCCAGGTGGGCTACTGGATCGACCAGCGGCACGCCGGCCGCGGCGTCGTGCCGACCGCGGTCGCGCTGGCGGTCGACCACTGCTTCTTCGAGCTGGGGCTGCACCGCATCGAGGTCGCGATCCGGCCGGAGAACGCCGCCAGCCTGCGGGTGGTGGAGAAGCTCGGGTTCATCGAGATCGGCTACGCGCCGCGTTACCTGCACATCGACGGCGACTGGCGCGACCACCGGCTCTTCGCGCTCACCGTGGAGGACTGCCAGGGGGGCCTGCTGCGGCGGTTCCGGCAGCAGACCGGCTCCTGA
- a CDS encoding ABC transporter permease subunit yields the protein MTATTISPDTNEAAPARRIVRPIPTTRLVTIELRKMFNTRSGFWMLVSIGVLSVMATGAVLIFAPDSEITYENFAAAIGFPMSVILPMIAILGVTSEWSQRSGLTTFTLVPSRGRVIGAKAFATFVVGVVSMAVAFAVGAVGNLLGSTIMSLDTVWDVSLAAAAQILLGNLVGMAIGFTLGVVLRSSAAAIVGYFVVSLVLPGILALLAQVRSWFADLQPWIDWNYTQVALFENDTDTAREWAMLASTTAIWIALPLVIGLLFLRRSEVK from the coding sequence ATGACCGCCACGACCATCTCTCCCGACACCAACGAGGCCGCGCCTGCCCGACGGATCGTCCGTCCAATCCCGACCACCCGGCTGGTCACGATCGAGCTCCGCAAGATGTTCAACACCCGCTCGGGATTCTGGATGCTCGTCAGCATCGGTGTCCTGTCGGTCATGGCGACCGGGGCGGTCCTCATCTTCGCCCCGGACAGCGAGATCACCTACGAGAACTTCGCCGCGGCGATCGGCTTCCCGATGTCGGTGATCCTGCCGATGATCGCGATCCTGGGCGTCACCAGCGAGTGGAGCCAGCGCAGCGGGCTCACGACGTTCACGCTGGTGCCGAGCCGCGGCCGCGTCATCGGGGCCAAGGCGTTCGCGACCTTCGTGGTCGGGGTCGTCTCGATGGCCGTCGCGTTCGCCGTCGGTGCCGTCGGCAACCTGCTCGGGTCCACGATCATGAGCCTCGACACGGTCTGGGACGTCTCCCTGGCAGCCGCGGCGCAGATCCTCCTGGGGAACCTGGTCGGCATGGCCATCGGCTTCACGCTCGGTGTCGTGCTGCGCAGCTCCGCGGCAGCGATCGTGGGCTACTTCGTCGTCTCCCTGGTCCTGCCGGGCATCCTGGCCCTTCTCGCCCAGGTGCGTTCGTGGTTCGCCGACCTGCAGCCGTGGATCGACTGGAACTACACGCAGGTCGCACTGTTCGAGAACGACACGGACACGGCGAGGGAGTGGGCGATGCTGGCCTCGACCACCGCCATCTGGATCGCGCTTCCGCTCGTCATCGGACTGCTCTTCCTGCGCCGCTCCGAGGTCAAGTAG
- a CDS encoding ABC transporter ATP-binding protein produces the protein MITVDSLTRRYAGFTAVDNVSFTALPGRVTGFLGPNGAGKSTTMRVMVGLTVPTSGTATINGERFADLPNPGLEVGVLLDASAQHAGRTGREILTIAADTMGLPRRRVDEMLELVSLTSSEARRRVRNYSLGMRQRLGIGTALLGDPRVLILDEPANGLDPAGIRWMRDLLTGFAGQGGTVLLSSHLLHEIEVIADDLVVIGNGKIVASGSKEELLAAAGTLVRSTSPRDLMQALEQAGIPSTLAGDGSVRTDADPARVGAVALTAGIALTELRSAEGAGLEDMFLSLTADTQREGVAA, from the coding sequence ATGATCACTGTTGACTCGCTGACCCGGAGGTACGCCGGCTTCACCGCCGTCGACAACGTCTCCTTCACCGCCCTGCCCGGTCGCGTCACCGGCTTCCTCGGCCCGAACGGCGCCGGGAAGTCCACCACGATGCGCGTGATGGTCGGCCTGACCGTGCCGACGTCCGGCACCGCGACCATCAACGGAGAACGGTTCGCCGACCTCCCCAACCCCGGCCTCGAGGTGGGCGTCCTCCTCGACGCCTCCGCCCAGCACGCCGGCCGCACCGGACGCGAGATCCTCACGATCGCCGCCGACACCATGGGTCTGCCCCGCCGCCGCGTCGACGAGATGCTCGAGCTCGTCAGCCTGACATCATCGGAGGCCAGGCGCCGCGTGCGCAACTACTCCCTCGGCATGCGTCAGCGACTGGGCATCGGCACCGCACTGCTCGGGGACCCCCGGGTGCTGATCCTCGACGAACCGGCCAACGGGCTCGACCCCGCCGGGATCCGGTGGATGCGCGACCTGCTGACGGGCTTCGCCGGCCAGGGCGGAACCGTCCTGTTGTCCTCGCACCTGCTGCACGAGATCGAGGTCATCGCCGACGACCTGGTCGTGATCGGGAACGGCAAGATCGTCGCGTCCGGCAGCAAGGAAGAGCTGCTGGCCGCAGCGGGGACGCTCGTCCGATCGACGTCACCGCGCGACCTCATGCAAGCCCTCGAGCAGGCCGGGATCCCCAGCACGCTCGCAGGGGACGGCTCGGTCCGCACGGACGCCGACCCCGCCCGGGTCGGGGCCGTGGCCCTGACAGCGGGCATCGCCCTCACCGAGCTCCGATCCGCCGAGGGCGCCGGGCTCGAGGACATGTTCCTGTCGCTCACTGCCGACACCCAACGCGAAGGAGTTGCGGCATGA
- a CDS encoding sensor histidine kinase, with protein sequence MIGLAVVAVAAVIGTVADYTGPAAVIGGFGVLAASAAGGAAFRYRSESWRRASDQIRSQERVDLARELHDTVAHHVSAIAVQAQAGRAMAGQRPEAAFEALAVIEGEASRTLAEMRAMVRVLRDGAPAEYAPQRGVADLAFLARRGPVPVVDVEVPDDLDELPLQVDVAVYRLAQEALTNALRHARNASRVEIRVFEGGGRLRLRVTDDGQIDPVRPASHGFGLLGMTERVQLLGGTLRAGPAPGGGWAVDAELPTEVRR encoded by the coding sequence GTGATCGGGCTGGCGGTGGTGGCGGTCGCTGCGGTCATCGGCACGGTCGCCGACTACACCGGGCCTGCCGCCGTCATCGGCGGGTTCGGCGTCCTGGCGGCGTCAGCGGCGGGCGGAGCGGCGTTCCGCTACCGCTCCGAGAGCTGGCGCCGGGCGTCGGACCAGATCCGCAGCCAGGAGCGGGTCGACCTCGCCCGCGAGCTGCACGACACGGTCGCCCACCACGTCTCGGCGATCGCTGTGCAGGCGCAGGCGGGCCGGGCGATGGCCGGGCAGCGACCCGAAGCGGCCTTCGAGGCGCTGGCGGTCATCGAAGGGGAAGCGTCGCGGACGCTGGCGGAGATGCGGGCGATGGTCCGGGTGCTGCGTGACGGAGCGCCGGCGGAGTACGCCCCCCAGCGCGGCGTTGCCGACCTGGCGTTCCTCGCCCGGCGCGGCCCGGTGCCGGTGGTGGACGTGGAGGTGCCGGATGACCTGGACGAACTTCCGCTCCAGGTCGACGTGGCGGTCTACCGGCTGGCGCAAGAGGCGCTGACCAACGCGCTGCGGCACGCCCGCAACGCCTCCCGCGTGGAGATCCGGGTCTTCGAGGGTGGAGGAAGGCTGCGGCTACGCGTGACCGACGACGGACAGATCGACCCGGTGCGGCCGGCGAGCCACGGTTTCGGGCTGCTGGGGATGACCGAGCGCGTGCAGCTGCTCGGCGGCACGCTGCGTGCCGGGCCGGCGCCTGGGGGTGGGTGGGCGGTCGACGCCGAGCTGCCGACGGAGGTACGCCGATGA
- a CDS encoding response regulator, translating into MTVRVLVADDQDLVRTGLSMILDAQPGIEVAGQAADGHAAVELARRLRPDVCLVDIRMPGLDGIGVTELLAGREVPDPMAVVVITTFDLDEYVHGALRAGARGFLLKDAGPELLVQAVHAAAVGDALIAPNITRRLLSTLAAREPSKRRTQPIEPLTDREEEVLALVARGRTNAEIAADLFIGLTTAKTHVASLLTKIGARNRVEIAMWAYDTGRVGD; encoded by the coding sequence ATGACGGTGCGAGTGCTGGTGGCCGACGACCAGGACCTGGTGCGTACCGGCCTGTCCATGATCCTTGACGCGCAGCCTGGCATCGAGGTCGCCGGCCAGGCCGCCGACGGCCACGCCGCTGTCGAGCTGGCGCGTCGACTCCGCCCCGACGTGTGCCTGGTCGATATCCGCATGCCCGGGCTCGACGGCATCGGGGTGACCGAGCTCCTGGCAGGGCGGGAAGTCCCGGACCCGATGGCGGTGGTGGTGATCACGACCTTCGATCTGGACGAGTACGTCCACGGCGCGCTCCGGGCCGGCGCCCGGGGTTTTCTCCTCAAGGACGCCGGGCCGGAGCTGCTCGTCCAGGCCGTGCATGCCGCAGCCGTCGGCGATGCCCTGATCGCGCCGAACATCACCCGGCGGCTGCTCTCCACCCTGGCCGCCAGGGAACCGTCGAAACGACGTACCCAGCCGATCGAGCCGCTCACCGACCGCGAGGAGGAGGTGCTGGCGCTGGTCGCCCGTGGCCGCACGAACGCCGAGATCGCCGCCGATCTCTTCATCGGCCTGACGACCGCCAAGACCCACGTCGCCAGCCTGCTGACCAAGATCGGCGCCCGGAACAGGGTCGAGATCGCGATGTGGGCCTACGACACCGGCCGGGTGGGGGACTGA
- a CDS encoding S8 family serine peptidase — protein sequence MRMCIRRLAGAAVALAVVCPAALATVGSASAAPARAPGRSPVTSTVVVTLAHGADLSTVSGPRKNRLRAVVERLRQTADRDQAPLIRSLSAATARGEAEVRDRLWISNSLVLTATADVVAQVAARPEVASVVPDAVTLTPAETASANQVSIRSPEVWSSGDTGAGIVVATLDSGVDVTHPDLAGSWRGGTNSWFDPYAQHPTTPTDLMGHGTGVTGVMVGGSTSGTAIGTAPGATWIAARVFDDAGRSTVSAVHRAFQWLLDPDADPNTADAPRVVDASWSLGTGPGCDLTFQPDVQALRSAGILPVFPAGNFGSTTSSSVSPANYPESLSVGAVSATGLVMSSSSRGPSTCGGRTRAFPDLVAPGGNVLTADRYGLYQYLSGTSVAAPHAAGVLALLLAESPALSADQQQALITGTAADRGVAGVDEVYGHGMLDAAAAYAAGLAPPPPPPTPAADLGLTLTTVTGSADPGATASWQVQTTGANGFTADVDLSVTGPATSVATVTLTPRLLTGGSGTSTLTLVPTAAATAGTYGFTVTATGGGLTRTADGTLQVTAPPPPPPPPGLTFSTLGNANPPGAGGTADDADLYRWDGSSYARTFDASLAKLPGAANVDGLDLVDPTHFFVSFSGDVTVPGLGTVQDEDVLSFSAGTWSVYFDGTARGLTSSGQDLDAISVDGGTLSFSTVGSVKVPGVGGTADDADIYSWDGSTFARVWDASVAKLPSAANVDGFVRVDATHFYASFATDVTIPGLGTVQDEDVVGSGAGTWSVYFDGTAHGLTSSSLDIDAFDVG from the coding sequence ATGAGGATGTGCATCCGCCGGCTCGCCGGGGCGGCCGTCGCCCTGGCGGTCGTCTGCCCCGCCGCCCTGGCCACCGTCGGCTCGGCGTCGGCGGCACCGGCCCGTGCGCCGGGCCGCTCGCCGGTCACCAGCACCGTGGTGGTCACCCTCGCCCACGGTGCGGACCTCAGCACCGTCAGCGGCCCGCGCAAGAATCGACTGCGCGCGGTGGTGGAGAGGCTCCGGCAGACCGCCGACCGCGACCAGGCCCCGCTGATCCGGTCCCTGTCCGCCGCCACCGCCCGAGGGGAGGCCGAGGTCCGCGACCGCCTGTGGATCTCCAACAGCCTCGTGCTGACCGCCACCGCCGACGTCGTCGCCCAGGTCGCCGCCCGACCGGAGGTCGCCTCCGTCGTGCCGGACGCGGTCACGCTGACTCCCGCCGAGACTGCCTCGGCCAACCAGGTCAGCATCCGCTCCCCCGAGGTCTGGTCCTCCGGCGACACGGGCGCGGGGATCGTGGTGGCCACCCTCGACAGCGGCGTCGACGTCACCCACCCCGACCTCGCCGGCTCCTGGCGTGGCGGCACGAACAGCTGGTTCGACCCCTACGCCCAGCACCCCACGACCCCGACCGACCTGATGGGCCACGGCACCGGGGTCACCGGGGTCATGGTCGGCGGCAGCACCAGCGGGACCGCGATCGGGACCGCCCCCGGAGCGACCTGGATAGCGGCGCGGGTCTTCGACGACGCCGGGAGGTCCACGGTCAGCGCCGTCCACCGCGCCTTCCAGTGGCTGCTGGACCCCGACGCCGACCCGAACACCGCGGACGCACCGCGCGTGGTGGACGCCTCCTGGTCGCTGGGGACCGGCCCCGGCTGCGACCTGACCTTCCAACCCGACGTCCAGGCGTTGCGCAGCGCCGGCATCCTACCGGTCTTCCCGGCGGGCAACTTCGGCTCGACCACCTCGAGCAGCGTCAGCCCGGCCAACTACCCCGAGTCGCTCTCGGTCGGGGCGGTCTCCGCCACCGGTCTCGTGATGTCGTCGAGCAGCCGCGGCCCGTCCACCTGCGGCGGCCGGACTCGTGCCTTCCCCGACCTGGTCGCGCCGGGAGGCAACGTGCTGACCGCCGACCGCTACGGCCTGTACCAGTACCTGTCCGGGACCTCGGTCGCCGCGCCCCACGCGGCCGGGGTCCTCGCCCTGCTGCTGGCGGAGTCGCCGGCCCTCTCCGCGGACCAGCAGCAGGCGCTGATCACCGGGACCGCGGCCGACCGCGGCGTCGCCGGCGTGGACGAGGTCTACGGTCACGGCATGCTGGACGCCGCCGCGGCCTACGCCGCCGGGCTGGCGCCGCCTCCCCCGCCGCCAACGCCGGCGGCGGACCTCGGCCTCACGCTCACCACGGTCACCGGATCGGCCGACCCCGGCGCCACCGCCTCCTGGCAGGTGCAGACCACCGGCGCCAACGGCTTCACCGCCGACGTCGACCTGAGCGTCACCGGACCGGCCACCTCGGTGGCCACCGTGACCCTGACCCCCCGCCTGCTCACCGGGGGCAGCGGCACCAGCACCCTCACCCTCGTCCCGACCGCAGCAGCCACCGCGGGGACCTACGGGTTCACCGTGACCGCCACCGGCGGCGGGCTCACCCGCACCGCCGACGGCACCCTCCAGGTGACCGCGCCGCCGCCGCCACCACCGCCGCCGGGGCTCACGTTCTCGACCCTGGGCAACGCGAACCCGCCCGGGGCGGGTGGGACCGCCGACGACGCGGACCTCTACCGCTGGGACGGCTCGTCGTACGCCCGCACCTTCGACGCCTCGCTCGCGAAGCTGCCCGGCGCAGCGAACGTGGACGGGCTCGACCTGGTCGACCCGACCCACTTCTTCGTCTCCTTCTCCGGCGACGTGACGGTCCCGGGGCTCGGCACGGTGCAGGACGAGGACGTGCTCAGCTTCAGCGCGGGCACCTGGTCGGTGTACTTCGACGGGACGGCTCGGGGCCTGACCTCGAGCGGGCAGGACCTGGACGCGATCTCGGTCGACGGCGGCACGTTGTCCTTCTCGACGGTCGGCTCGGTGAAGGTCCCCGGGGTGGGCGGGACGGCCGACGACGCGGACATCTACTCCTGGGACGGGAGCACCTTCGCCCGGGTCTGGGACGCCTCGGTCGCGAAGCTGCCGAGCGCCGCTAACGTGGACGGGTTCGTCCGGGTGGACGCGACGCACTTCTACGCCTCCTTCGCCACCGACGTGACGATCCCGGGACTAGGCACCGTGCAGGACGAGGACGTGGTCGGCTCCGGTGCGGGCACCTGGTCGGTCTACTTCGACGGAACCGCCCACGGGCTGACCTCCAGCAGCCTCGACATCGACGCCTTCGACGTGGGCTGA